A window of Pseudocalidococcus azoricus BACA0444 contains these coding sequences:
- the gshA gene encoding glutamate--cysteine ligase, with the protein MLSKGFEVEIYTGRPNGKIVGLSDQIVQALDGFVREPDSRNVEYTTPPVYLYDQALCDLLRPRMRLRRYLRGLGDYTLIPGSTLSLGESQTFYRSDPQNPYHDYIEQTYHTKVVTASIHINVGISDLETLIRACRLIRVEAPLFLALSAASPFLDGEVTGYHSTRWAVFPKTPAIVPLFTSHQHFIAWTKEQLALGTMQNVRHLWSAVRPNGDRRPYDLNRLELRICDLVTDPISLLAITALLEARLLQVIENPELDPLIQSDLARSGLDLAALADENEIAVAQASLGAPLRHWQDGREISASDWIGELYDQVYPTAKQQGFSCFLNPVKKILREGNQAQKWLQSYAQGQSVTSIIQEAIVQLQAEEVDLEDKLCQPLPDLIPV; encoded by the coding sequence GTGTTATCGAAAGGATTTGAGGTTGAAATCTATACCGGCAGGCCCAATGGCAAGATTGTTGGCTTATCAGATCAAATTGTCCAGGCCCTAGATGGCTTTGTCCGTGAACCCGATAGCCGCAATGTGGAATACACCACTCCCCCTGTTTATCTTTATGACCAAGCCCTCTGTGATTTATTGCGGCCGAGAATGCGCTTACGGCGATATTTACGGGGCCTGGGGGACTATACCTTAATTCCGGGGAGTACCCTGTCTTTAGGGGAGAGCCAAACATTCTATCGCTCAGATCCCCAAAATCCCTACCACGACTATATTGAGCAGACCTATCACACCAAAGTTGTTACGGCTAGCATTCACATCAATGTTGGAATTTCCGATTTAGAAACCTTGATCCGGGCCTGTCGGTTAATCCGGGTTGAAGCCCCCCTCTTTTTAGCCTTAAGTGCTGCCTCCCCCTTTTTAGATGGTGAAGTCACGGGCTACCACTCCACCCGTTGGGCTGTATTTCCGAAAACCCCGGCCATCGTTCCTTTGTTTACTTCTCATCAACACTTTATTGCCTGGACAAAGGAACAACTTGCCTTAGGCACTATGCAAAATGTCCGCCATCTCTGGAGTGCCGTCCGGCCCAATGGTGATCGTCGTCCCTACGATTTAAATCGCTTAGAACTGCGCATTTGTGATTTGGTCACTGATCCGATTTCGCTGTTAGCCATTACCGCTCTATTGGAAGCTCGGTTACTCCAAGTGATCGAAAATCCTGAGCTTGATCCTCTGATTCAAAGTGATTTAGCTCGCTCTGGCCTGGATTTAGCAGCGTTGGCCGATGAGAATGAAATAGCGGTGGCCCAGGCCAGTTTGGGAGCACCCTTAAGACATTGGCAAGATGGCCGGGAAATTTCAGCCTCGGATTGGATTGGGGAGCTTTATGACCAGGTGTATCCCACAGCCAAACAGCAGGGGTTTAGTTGCTTCCTCAATCCAGTTAAGAAAATTCTCCGAGAGGGTAACCAGGCCCAGAAATGGTTGCAATCCTATGCTCAAGGGCAATCTGTCACCAGTATTATCCAAGAGGCAATTGTGCAACTCCAGGCCGAGGAAGTGGATTTAGAAGATAAACTCTGTCAACCCTTGCCTGATTTAATTCCTGTTTAG
- a CDS encoding type II toxin-antitoxin system HicB family antitoxin: MHTQHFTAIIYKEEDVYIAECPEVGTVDQGTTIEEAITGLKEATRLYLEEFPLPEKSPRFVTSIEISYA, translated from the coding sequence ATGCACACCCAACATTTCACTGCGATTATTTACAAGGAAGAAGATGTGTATATTGCTGAGTGTCCGGAGGTTGGAACAGTTGATCAAGGTACAACGATAGAAGAAGCGATTACCGGCTTGAAAGAAGCAACTCGACTGTATTTAGAAGAATTCCCTTTGCCCGAAAAATCCCCTAGGTTCGTGACCAGTATTGAAATTAGTTATGCCTAA
- a CDS encoding tRNA (cytidine(34)-2'-O)-methyltransferase has product MPRVVLIYPEIPPNTGNIARSCAATGTELHLIEPLGFRITDRDLKRAGIDYWPYVDVTCHRCWEEFHQMAQARGGRYVGFMARGKTNYWDVKYQETDWLLFGSESSGIPAEIAAVCDQSAFIPMPQAKVRSLNLSVSAALGLFEAYRQLTFSKDQ; this is encoded by the coding sequence ATGCCCCGTGTGGTTTTAATTTACCCGGAAATTCCCCCCAATACTGGCAATATTGCGAGATCCTGCGCGGCAACGGGCACGGAATTACATTTGATTGAACCGTTGGGCTTTCGGATTACGGATCGGGATTTGAAACGGGCGGGGATTGATTATTGGCCCTATGTGGATGTTACCTGTCACCGTTGTTGGGAGGAGTTTCATCAGATGGCCCAGGCCAGGGGAGGTCGTTATGTCGGGTTTATGGCCCGGGGCAAAACAAATTATTGGGATGTCAAGTATCAAGAGACCGATTGGCTGTTATTTGGCAGTGAAAGTAGTGGCATTCCCGCGGAAATCGCCGCCGTTTGTGATCAGTCCGCCTTTATTCCCATGCCCCAGGCCAAGGTACGGAGTTTAAATTTATCGGTGAGTGCCGCCTTAGGATTATTTGAGGCCTATCGTCAGTTAACGTTTAGCAAAGATCAGTAA
- a CDS encoding type II toxin-antitoxin system HicA family toxin, translating to MPKLPRISSREVIRALERLGFQRIRQTGSHVVMKKRLEEGELGCVVPVHQELKVGTLRGILKQAQVTVEELIENL from the coding sequence ATGCCTAAGCTCCCACGAATCTCAAGTAGAGAGGTAATCAGAGCATTAGAGCGTTTGGGATTTCAACGGATCCGTCAAACAGGGAGTCATGTTGTGATGAAAAAGAGGCTAGAGGAAGGAGAGTTAGGTTGTGTGGTGCCAGTCCATCAAGAGTTAAAAGTCGGAACTTTAAGGGGAATTCTCAAACAGGCACAGGTCACAGTTGAGGAGTTGATTGAAAATTTATAA
- the fba gene encoding class II fructose-bisphosphate aldolase (catalyzes the reversible aldol condensation of dihydroxyacetonephosphate and glyceraldehyde 3-phosphate in the Calvin cycle, glycolysis, and/or gluconeogenesis), which yields MALVPMRLLLDHAAENGYGIPAFNVNNMEQIQAIMQAANATDSPVILQASRGARKYAGENFLRHLILAAVETYPHIPIVMHQDHGNEPATCYSAIKNGFTSVMMDGSLEADAKTPASYEYNVAVTSEVVKVAHAIGASVEGELGCLGSLETGKGEAEDGHGFEGELDHSMLLTDPDEAVDFVERTQVDALAVAIGTSHGAYKFTRKPTGEILAISRIEEIHSRLPNTHLVMHGSSSVPEDLIALINEFGGAIPETYGVPVEEIQKGIKSGVRKVNIDTDNRLAITAAVREALAGNPKEFDPRHFLKPSIKYMEKVCADRYQQFWAAGHASKIKQVSLEEYAAKYAKGDLKQVAKKAVAV from the coding sequence ATGGCACTCGTCCCCATGCGGCTGCTTTTGGATCATGCGGCTGAGAATGGATATGGCATCCCCGCATTTAACGTCAATAATATGGAACAAATCCAGGCCATTATGCAGGCTGCCAACGCCACTGATAGCCCAGTGATTTTACAAGCCTCTCGGGGGGCCCGGAAATATGCCGGTGAAAATTTCTTGCGTCACTTAATCTTAGCGGCTGTGGAAACCTATCCCCATATCCCCATTGTGATGCACCAGGATCATGGCAACGAACCGGCCACCTGCTATTCCGCCATTAAAAATGGTTTTACCAGTGTGATGATGGATGGTTCCTTAGAAGCCGATGCCAAAACCCCAGCCAGCTATGAATATAATGTCGCTGTCACCAGTGAAGTGGTGAAAGTGGCCCATGCCATCGGCGCATCGGTGGAGGGTGAACTGGGTTGCTTAGGCTCCTTGGAAACGGGTAAAGGGGAAGCGGAAGATGGCCACGGTTTTGAAGGGGAACTCGACCACTCAATGCTCTTAACCGATCCTGATGAAGCCGTGGATTTTGTTGAGCGCACCCAGGTTGATGCCTTGGCCGTTGCCATTGGAACCAGCCACGGAGCTTATAAATTCACCCGCAAACCGACCGGGGAAATTTTGGCCATCAGCCGGATTGAAGAAATCCACAGCCGCTTACCCAACACCCACTTGGTTATGCACGGGTCTTCCTCTGTACCGGAAGATTTGATTGCCTTGATCAACGAGTTTGGCGGGGCTATTCCCGAAACCTATGGCGTGCCCGTGGAAGAAATCCAAAAAGGGATCAAGAGCGGCGTGCGGAAAGTCAATATTGACACTGACAACCGGTTGGCGATCACGGCGGCGGTGCGGGAAGCCTTGGCCGGTAATCCGAAAGAGTTTGATCCTCGCCACTTCCTAAAGCCCTCCATCAAGTACATGGAAAAAGTCTGTGCCGACCGCTATCAGCAATTCTGGGCCGCCGGCCATGCCAGCAAGATCAAACAGGTCAGCTTGGAAGAGTACGCTGCCAAATATGCCAAAGGTGATCTGAAGCAAGTGGCCAAGAAAGCGGTGGCCGTCTAA
- a CDS encoding DUF29 domain-containing protein has protein sequence MNTQTPIPLSLYELDFQAWTETQAEYLRTHNMEQLDFENLAEEIAALGKQQQQELENRLGILLGHLLKWHYQPQFRSKSWQATIREQRRQINRLISKNPSLKSYWPEAMAEGYLNALDLVDRETPLKLSELPEVCPFSVDEIFDAPIEFECD, from the coding sequence ATGAATACTCAAACCCCCATTCCTCTTTCTCTTTACGAACTCGATTTCCAGGCCTGGACTGAAACCCAAGCAGAATATTTACGCACCCATAATATGGAACAACTCGATTTTGAGAACTTGGCCGAGGAGATTGCAGCATTGGGCAAACAGCAACAACAGGAACTCGAAAATCGCTTGGGAATTCTCTTAGGACATCTATTAAAATGGCACTATCAACCCCAATTTCGCAGTAAAAGTTGGCAGGCTACGATTCGAGAACAACGGCGGCAAATTAACCGATTGATTAGTAAAAACCCGAGCCTGAAATCCTATTGGCCAGAAGCGATGGCTGAAGGGTATTTGAATGCCCTAGATTTAGTTGATCGAGAAACTCCCCTAAAATTATCAGAACTCCCAGAAGTCTGTCCATTTTCAGTTGATGAGATTTTTGATGCTCCGATTGAATTTGAATGCGATTAA
- a CDS encoding GIY-YIG nuclease family protein: protein MTRDSEPPKYAVGEQAQLFSRQQLREAAATYTVQPGLGLFPSQLLAWQQKIYDYQQSEATQSPSAQLSLFALEPANLEQPENQTNLPTRESTTDQPLTQILNPFTLPQQNTEFWRWQANTSGQPALYFVIDYQWPILLYVGETLDDQSRWRGEHGCKRYLQNYVTALRTVNLQVSVGIGFWPGAAADRKLRQQQERELIFHWRSPFNKENWQYWQTPFVES, encoded by the coding sequence ATGACTCGTGATTCCGAACCGCCAAAATACGCAGTTGGAGAGCAAGCCCAGCTTTTTTCCCGCCAACAACTCCGAGAAGCTGCCGCAACCTACACTGTTCAACCAGGCCTGGGCCTTTTCCCATCCCAACTCTTGGCCTGGCAGCAAAAAATTTATGACTATCAACAATCCGAAGCAACCCAATCTCCCAGCGCGCAATTGTCATTATTTGCCCTCGAACCAGCCAACCTTGAGCAACCGGAAAACCAAACCAATCTTCCAACTAGAGAATCAACAACGGATCAACCCCTCACTCAAATCCTCAATCCCTTTACCCTCCCGCAACAAAACACGGAATTTTGGCGATGGCAAGCTAATACCTCAGGTCAGCCGGCCCTTTACTTTGTGATTGATTACCAGTGGCCCATTTTGCTCTATGTCGGGGAAACCCTAGATGATCAAAGTCGCTGGCGGGGGGAACATGGTTGTAAACGCTACCTCCAAAACTATGTCACCGCTTTAAGGACGGTTAATCTACAGGTATCCGTGGGGATTGGCTTTTGGCCTGGGGCGGCGGCTGACCGAAAACTGCGCCAACAACAGGAACGAGAGCTAATTTTCCATTGGCGTTCCCCTTTCAACAAAGAAAACTGGCAGTATTGGCAAACTCCCTTTGTGGAGAGTTGA